TGGTCTGAGTGCCTGAAAGACTCTTCACCATTTCCAGATAAATTCCTTGGCGATCCTTCGCTTTCACCTCAACCCGAACCGGGACAGGCTCTGTCTGTCCGTAATCCCAATCCACACTGATCTGACGAAGTTGTTCTTCTTCTCTTTGCTTCAGAGCAACATTGCAATTTTTCTTATGAACCGAAACGCCTCGGCCTCTAGTAACGAAACCTATGATCTGATCACCAGGCAAAGGAGAACAACAACCGGAAAGACGAACAGGAATATCTCTTAGACCGGCAACCAATATCTTTCCCCCTACAGGCTGTCCATGCTGTTGGGAATGTTTGTTTGTCTTTTCGGAAGGTTTGCGTTTGAGCTCTTCCAAAACTTCTGCGTTCAAGGTAAGTTCTGCAGCGCTTTCCGCACCCTGAGCCAAATCCTTACTCGTTTCTTCTCTGAGTTTTCTAAAATACGCTCTTAACTTTTGACGAGCAGAAGGAGTCTTAACGATCCTAAGCCAAATAGGAGAAGGCTTAGATCTTTTATCTACGACAACTTCTACCTGATCTCCACTTCTAAGTTCTGTTCGCAGAGGGATCATTCTTCCGTTGATCTTTGCGCCTTTGCAATGAAGACCTACATCCGTATGAATCCTGAATGCAAAATCGAGAACGGTTGCTCCCTTAGGAAGCTGAATGATCTCTCCTTTAGGAGTGAAAACGAATACCTCATCCTCATGAAGATCATACTTCAATTCTTCTAAGAATTCTTTCGGATCGAGAGCGGAGTCCTGCCATGTCTGAAGAACCTCCAACCATTTTACGGTTAGATGTCTTTCATTTGCGTGGGTCTTACCTTCTTTGTACAACCAGTGAGCTGCGATCCCGAATTCTGCAATCGCATTCATCTCCGCAGTACGGATCTGAACTTCTAAGGGTTTACCATCCGGACCGATCACAGTAGTATGCAGGGACTGATACATATTGGTCTTAGGAGTAGCGATATAATCCTTAAATCGGCCGGGAACAGGAGACCAAAGTGTATGCACAATTCCTAATACACCGTAACAGTCTTTGATCTCGTCCGTTACGATACGGATCGCCCTCAAATCGAAAATCTCGTCGAAGGTTTTCTCCTTAGTTTTCATCTTTCTATAAATAGAGAAGAAATGCTTGGCCCTACCTTCGACATCCGCGTTGATCTGGATCTCCGCAAGTCTCTGCTTCAAGATGAGCTGGAGTTTTTCGATATACTCTTCTCTCTCGGACTTCTTAGCGCTGATCCTCTTTTTGATATCTTGGTATTCTTCCGGAAAGATCACCTGAAATGCGAGATCTTCCAGTTCGGATTTGACTGAATAGATACCCAAGCGGCCCGCAATAGGAGCATACAGAGAAAGAGTTTCGTTTGCGATCCTTCTCTGTTTGTCCGGAGGTTGAAAGGAAAGAGTCCTCATATTATGAGTCTTATCCGCGAGTTTGATCAGAATAACACGGATATCTTGTATAGTAGCAATGATGATCTTACGGATATTCTCCGCAGCCTCTGTCTCTCTGGATTGGCTCTTGATCTCAGAGATCTTGGTCACACCTTCTACGAGCTGGGTGATCTCAGTTCCGAAATCTCGGAC
This genomic window from Leptospira semungkisensis contains:
- a CDS encoding RelA/SpoT family protein translates to MGFVKAPATREMLIEGVRETMGPEALEMIERAYKVSEDSHQGQFRLSGEPYIVHPLQVGFILYELGLDEKVIAAGILHDVIEDTKYTREDMVRDFGTEITQLVEGVTKISEIKSQSRETEAAENIRKIIIATIQDIRVILIKLADKTHNMRTLSFQPPDKQRRIANETLSLYAPIAGRLGIYSVKSELEDLAFQVIFPEEYQDIKKRISAKKSEREEYIEKLQLILKQRLAEIQINADVEGRAKHFFSIYRKMKTKEKTFDEIFDLRAIRIVTDEIKDCYGVLGIVHTLWSPVPGRFKDYIATPKTNMYQSLHTTVIGPDGKPLEVQIRTAEMNAIAEFGIAAHWLYKEGKTHANERHLTVKWLEVLQTWQDSALDPKEFLEELKYDLHEDEVFVFTPKGEIIQLPKGATVLDFAFRIHTDVGLHCKGAKINGRMIPLRTELRSGDQVEVVVDKRSKPSPIWLRIVKTPSARQKLRAYFRKLREETSKDLAQGAESAAELTLNAEVLEELKRKPSEKTNKHSQQHGQPVGGKILVAGLRDIPVRLSGCCSPLPGDQIIGFVTRGRGVSVHKKNCNVALKQREEEQLRQISVDWDYGQTEPVPVRVEVKAKDRQGIYLEMVKSLSGTQTNILEAGASTVQKDTLMARFMIEVEHLDQLKEILGNLKRIPDVVFAHRVK